A single window of Streptomyces aquilus DNA harbors:
- the pyk gene encoding pyruvate kinase produces MRRAKIVCTLGPATDTYDQIKALVEAGMDVARFNLSHGGYAEHEERYQRVRKASDETGHSVGLLADLQGPKIRLGRFAEGPVLLERGDSFTITVEEGVEGNQGRCGTTYAGLAEDVTPGERILVDDGKVCLEVTEVDGPHVHTTVVEGGMISDHKGLNLPGVAVSVPALSEKDEADLRWALRAGFDVIALSFVRSGRDIEDVHRIMDEEGRRLPVIAKVEKPQAVDAIEDIVAAFDGIMVARGDLGVEMPLEQVPIVQKRAIKLAKRNAKPVIVATQMLDSMIDNSRPTRAEASDVANAVIDGTDAVMLSGETSVGKYAVETVRTMARIVEAAEEDILAKGLPPLTDRNKPRTQGGAVARAAAEMGDFLGAKFLVAFTQSGDTVRRLSRYRSPIPLLAFTPEPATRSQLNLTWGVETFLGPHVDSTDAMVDQVDELLLKYGRCQKGDIVVITAGSPPGVSGSTNLVRVHHIGVDDK; encoded by the coding sequence ATGCGCCGAGCCAAAATCGTCTGCACCCTGGGCCCCGCCACCGACACATACGACCAGATCAAAGCCCTGGTCGAAGCCGGAATGGACGTAGCCCGCTTCAACCTCAGCCACGGCGGCTACGCCGAACACGAGGAGCGCTACCAGCGCGTCCGCAAGGCCTCCGACGAGACCGGCCACAGCGTCGGCCTCCTCGCCGACCTTCAGGGCCCGAAGATCCGCCTCGGACGCTTCGCGGAGGGCCCCGTACTCCTTGAACGCGGGGATTCCTTCACCATCACGGTGGAGGAGGGCGTGGAGGGAAACCAGGGGCGGTGCGGGACGACGTACGCCGGCCTGGCGGAGGACGTGACGCCAGGGGAGCGCATCCTCGTCGACGACGGCAAGGTGTGCCTGGAGGTCACGGAAGTCGACGGCCCGCACGTCCACACGACGGTGGTCGAAGGCGGCATGATCTCCGACCACAAGGGCCTGAACCTCCCCGGCGTGGCGGTCTCCGTCCCGGCCCTCTCGGAGAAGGACGAGGCGGACCTGCGCTGGGCGCTGCGGGCGGGCTTCGACGTCATCGCCCTGTCCTTCGTCCGCTCCGGCCGGGACATCGAGGACGTCCACCGCATCATGGACGAGGAGGGCCGCAGGCTGCCGGTGATCGCCAAGGTGGAGAAGCCGCAGGCGGTGGACGCGATCGAGGACATCGTCGCGGCCTTCGACGGCATCATGGTCGCGCGCGGTGACCTCGGCGTCGAAATGCCCCTGGAACAGGTCCCGATCGTCCAGAAACGCGCGATCAAACTGGCCAAGCGCAACGCCAAGCCGGTGATCGTGGCGACGCAGATGCTGGACTCGATGATCGACAACTCGCGACCCACGCGGGCGGAGGCCTCGGACGTCGCCAACGCGGTCATCGACGGCACGGACGCGGTGATGCTGTCGGGCGAGACGAGCGTCGGCAAGTACGCGGTGGAGACGGTCCGGACGATGGCGCGGATCGTGGAGGCGGCGGAGGAGGACATCCTCGCGAAGGGCCTGCCCCCACTGACGGACCGCAACAAGCCCCGCACCCAGGGCGGGGCGGTGGCTCGGGCGGCGGCGGAGATGGGCGACTTCCTGGGCGCGAAGTTCTTGGTCGCGTTCACGCAATCCGGGGACACGGTACGGAGGCTCTCCCGGTACCGGTCCCCGATCCCGCTGCTGGCGTTCACGCCGGAGCCGGCTACTCGCTCGCAGTTGAATCTGACGTGGGGTGTGGAGACGTTCCTCGGGCCGCATGTGGATTCCACGGACGCGATGGTCGACCAGGTGGACGAACTGCTGTTGAAGTACGGCCGCTGCCAGAAGGGCGACATCGTGGTCATCACGGCCGGTTCGCCGCCTGGGGTGTCCGGGTCGACGAACCTGGTCCGGGTGCATCACATCGGGGTGGATGACAAGTAG